A part of Streptomyces sp. NBC_00557 genomic DNA contains:
- a CDS encoding sodium:solute symporter family protein — MNSLDWAVLIGYFGVMVAIGVWSHKRVDNVSDFFTAGGKMPWWLSGISHHMSGYSAVMFTGYAGIAYTYGVTSFVTWSFPIALGIAIGSKLFAPRINRLRSRLHVASPLEYLKNRYNLSTQQALAWSGMLLKIVDVGAKWAAIATLLSVFTGVTLNQGILITGAITAVYCTIGGLWADALTELGQFVIQLLAGISMFVAVLLKLNDKHIGFLDAWNQPALHGHGKPLVGPYGTVFLLAFLFIKLFEYNGGMLNQAQRYMATGSAHQAERSARLSSVLWLVWPVVLFFPMWMSPLLVHAQKPDGSDSYGLMTEQLLPHGLLGLVIVGFFSHTMAMCSSDANAIAAVFTRDVAPVLSSRARAWGERSGLIAARVTTLVFLGLSMAVATQVNSPTFKDIITVVIKWVAGLMGPIAIPMMLGLLRPFRRSGPTAALTSWAAGLLAFWLVNYPINWQVSGGVPLQYQVSVPLAVSLVLYIALGYLKPEETPERLAVIEKVNTDGDAVAAVPVPASAGDDVLGAPAVDQPGG, encoded by the coding sequence ATGAACAGTCTCGACTGGGCCGTACTCATCGGCTACTTCGGTGTGATGGTCGCGATCGGCGTCTGGTCGCACAAGCGCGTGGACAACGTCTCGGACTTCTTCACGGCCGGCGGCAAGATGCCCTGGTGGCTCTCCGGCATCTCGCACCACATGTCGGGCTACAGCGCGGTCATGTTCACCGGGTACGCGGGCATCGCCTACACCTACGGCGTCACCTCCTTCGTCACCTGGTCCTTCCCCATCGCGCTCGGCATCGCCATCGGGTCGAAGCTGTTCGCGCCCCGCATCAACCGGCTGCGGTCCCGGCTCCATGTGGCCTCCCCGCTGGAGTACCTGAAGAACCGTTACAACCTGTCCACCCAGCAGGCGCTCGCCTGGTCCGGGATGCTGCTGAAGATCGTGGACGTGGGCGCCAAGTGGGCGGCGATCGCCACCCTTCTGTCGGTGTTCACCGGGGTCACCCTGAACCAGGGCATCCTCATCACCGGTGCGATCACGGCCGTGTACTGCACGATCGGCGGCCTGTGGGCGGACGCCCTGACCGAACTCGGCCAGTTCGTCATCCAGTTGCTGGCCGGCATCTCGATGTTCGTGGCGGTCCTGCTGAAGCTGAACGACAAGCACATCGGCTTCCTCGACGCCTGGAACCAGCCGGCGCTGCACGGCCACGGCAAGCCGCTGGTCGGCCCCTACGGCACGGTGTTCCTCCTCGCCTTCCTGTTCATCAAGCTCTTCGAGTACAACGGCGGCATGCTCAACCAGGCCCAGCGGTACATGGCGACGGGCAGCGCGCACCAGGCCGAGCGGTCGGCCCGGCTGTCGTCCGTGCTGTGGCTGGTCTGGCCGGTGGTCCTGTTCTTCCCGATGTGGATGTCCCCCCTGCTGGTCCACGCGCAGAAGCCGGACGGCTCCGACTCCTACGGCCTGATGACCGAACAGCTGCTGCCGCACGGCCTGTTGGGCCTGGTGATCGTCGGCTTCTTCTCCCACACGATGGCCATGTGCTCCTCCGACGCGAACGCCATCGCGGCGGTGTTCACCCGGGACGTGGCGCCGGTGCTGTCCTCCCGGGCGCGGGCGTGGGGCGAGCGGTCGGGACTGATCGCGGCCCGCGTGACGACGCTCGTCTTCCTCGGCCTGTCCATGGCGGTGGCGACGCAGGTCAACTCCCCCACGTTCAAGGACATCATCACCGTCGTCATCAAGTGGGTGGCCGGCCTCATGGGTCCGATCGCGATCCCGATGATGCTGGGCCTGCTGCGCCCCTTCCGCCGCTCCGGCCCCACGGCGGCGCTGACCAGCTGGGCGGCGGGTCTGCTGGCGTTCTGGCTGGTGAACTACCCCATCAACTGGCAGGTCTCGGGCGGGGTTCCGCTCCAGTACCAGGTGTCCGTGCCGCTGGCGGTGTCCCTGGTCCTGTACATCGCCCTCGGCTACCTGAAGCCGGAGGAGACGCCGGAGCGGCTCGCCGTCATCGAGAAGGTGAACACGGACGGGGACGCGGTGGCGGCGGTACCGGTGCCCGCGAGCGCCGGGGACGACGTGCTCGGGGCGCCGGCGGTGGACCAGCCGGGAGGGTGA
- a CDS encoding MFS transporter, with product MATAEPTRADDADPGPGPGPRIRLSAADREGPADHPDSAAGSERAAVRPSGLARVLTAAEPLRQRMLKHPVLSVTALAGVLHIVWFFTFANSGGDLAAQDAWAEFVGRHPDSAYNLAWYGGMHPVSYSVVSPYLMAVLGVRTTMMIAGTVSAGLLTLVLIRSRAVRNPLWASLAGVVALLCNAISGRVTFGLGTMFALGAVAAVFCWPHKWRYKRWAKAAVAAPLAGLSTMASPVSGLFVGLVAAALFLQKRRPGAWALGIAPTVVVAASYFLFPFSGTQPMTIGSVIMPLLYGLLCLFLVPREWVTVRLTAAVYSLGVVLVWLISSQIGSNISRLPMLFAGATLVAALPFTVPKSRKWYTAVLALLGFAGWIGYKSVDDIIHTTPAASWARELAPLVHQLQKAGAEKGRVEVVPARSHREASALAPYVNLARGWNRQADMERNPLFYDDTLNSANYHEWLRRWAVHFVVLPKDNPDGDGGQRERELLQRGMPYLRQVWGDANWQLFRVTDPTPLAEPDAVVDRAEQGEMTLQVRRAGRILIRIPYSPWLSIVDEHGKSLKPPQVISPSGTPKKYRNVNGCLMETPQDANGDKWTMLLAPRAGTYRLAAPYQLPRGTPCPDELK from the coding sequence GTGGCCACAGCGGAGCCGACACGCGCCGACGACGCCGATCCGGGCCCGGGACCGGGCCCGCGAATACGCCTGTCCGCGGCTGACCGGGAGGGTCCGGCCGACCACCCGGACAGCGCTGCCGGCAGTGAGCGCGCCGCGGTGCGCCCAAGCGGCCTCGCGCGTGTCCTCACCGCGGCCGAGCCCCTCAGGCAGCGGATGCTGAAGCACCCGGTGCTGTCCGTGACGGCCCTCGCCGGGGTCCTGCACATCGTCTGGTTCTTCACGTTCGCGAACAGCGGTGGCGATCTCGCGGCGCAGGACGCCTGGGCGGAGTTCGTCGGCCGGCACCCGGACTCGGCGTACAACCTCGCCTGGTACGGCGGCATGCATCCGGTGTCGTACAGCGTGGTGTCGCCGTATCTGATGGCGGTTCTCGGCGTCCGTACGACGATGATGATCGCCGGGACGGTGTCGGCGGGCCTGCTGACCCTGGTCCTGATCCGCAGCCGGGCGGTCAGGAACCCGCTGTGGGCCTCGCTCGCCGGGGTCGTCGCGCTGCTGTGCAACGCGATCTCGGGCCGGGTGACCTTCGGTCTCGGCACGATGTTCGCGCTCGGCGCGGTGGCGGCCGTCTTCTGCTGGCCGCACAAGTGGCGGTACAAGCGCTGGGCGAAGGCCGCGGTGGCGGCCCCGCTCGCCGGCCTGTCCACCATGGCCTCGCCCGTCTCGGGGCTGTTCGTCGGCCTGGTCGCGGCCGCGCTGTTCCTGCAGAAGCGGCGGCCGGGCGCCTGGGCGCTGGGGATCGCGCCCACGGTGGTGGTCGCGGCCTCCTACTTCCTCTTCCCCTTCTCCGGCACCCAGCCGATGACGATCGGCTCGGTGATCATGCCGCTGCTGTACGGGCTGCTGTGCCTGTTCCTGGTGCCGCGGGAGTGGGTGACGGTCCGGCTGACGGCCGCGGTGTACAGCCTGGGCGTGGTCCTGGTGTGGCTGATCAGCTCGCAGATCGGGTCGAACATCTCCCGGCTGCCGATGCTGTTCGCGGGTGCGACGCTGGTGGCCGCGCTGCCGTTCACCGTGCCGAAGTCGCGGAAGTGGTACACGGCCGTGCTGGCGCTGCTCGGCTTCGCCGGGTGGATCGGCTACAAGTCGGTGGACGACATCATCCACACGACCCCGGCCGCGTCCTGGGCCCGGGAGCTGGCCCCGCTGGTGCACCAGCTGCAGAAGGCCGGCGCCGAGAAGGGCCGCGTCGAGGTGGTCCCGGCGCGCTCGCACCGGGAGGCGTCCGCGCTCGCGCCGTACGTCAACCTGGCGCGCGGCTGGAACCGGCAGGCCGACATGGAGCGCAACCCGCTCTTCTACGACGACACCCTCAACTCGGCGAACTACCACGAGTGGCTGCGGCGCTGGGCCGTGCACTTCGTGGTGCTGCCGAAGGACAACCCGGACGGCGACGGCGGCCAGCGGGAGCGGGAACTGCTGCAGCGGGGGATGCCGTACCTGAGGCAGGTCTGGGGCGACGCCAACTGGCAGCTGTTCCGGGTGACCGATCCGACCCCGCTCGCCGAGCCGGACGCGGTGGTGGACCGCGCCGAGCAGGGCGAGATGACGCTCCAGGTGCGCAGGGCCGGGCGGATCCTGATCCGGATCCCGTACTCGCCGTGGCTGAGCATCGTCGACGAGCACGGCAAGAGCCTGAAGCCGCCGCAGGTGATCTCGCCCTCCGGCACGCCGAAGAAGTACCGGAACGTCAACGGGTGCCTGATGGAGACCCCGCAGGACGCGAACGGCGACAAGTGGACGATGCTGCTCGCTCCGCGGGCCGGCACGTACCGGCTGGCCGCGCCGTACCAGCTGCCCCGCGGCACACCGTGCCCGGACGAGCTCAAGTAG